The genomic region ACGCGGTCGTCACCGACCGCGACGCGCAACTCCTCGCCCAACTCGAGCAGTACGAGTCGGATCATTGAATGGGTATCGGACAGGAATGTCTATGACTGCTACTCGTATGACAGCAAACGTATATATTATATAAATTATCGGTTGGTATACATTTATTGCTATTGACTCCAACGACTGCCACACGATACGTCACTGTCGATAGATCGGAACCGTCTAGTTCTGGAGTTCCTCAGTTGGCGTGTTTCCGTTGAGCGATTGAGGCGGTCTCTGTGGGCTGTCGTAATACACAAATCGCTCAAACCAATGCGAGACGCCGGCACCACGACCCCGCTCGCCGCGTTCTGTCCGCCGGTCGCTGTTCACGTCGCGGCGCTCCGTCGGTTGCGTCGCGCTTCGCTCGCGACCGAGCAGTCTAGGCGTGCATCTACGCCAATACTTCGTCTAAACGAACTTACAACAGGACCGTGAACACCGGGTAGGAGGCGACGACTGCCAGGGAGGGCGTCAACACCCACATCGTAACGATCCGCTTGGCCGCGTTCGGATCGAAGAGGCTCCGTTCGTCGAGATCGGCCGGCCCCTCCGAGCCGATTTCCGGAACGTCTGGGATTTCCTCAGGTTCCTCCGGGGATTCCTCGTGGCGGGCGAGATCTCCGATCGTCGGACTTGCTGGAGCCTCCTCGACACGTGACGTGACCAGCGCTCCTGTCGTGACGTCCACCTCCGGCCGGTCGGGCGTCGGCGTCGCTAACTCCGCAAGCGCCGCAGCCCGACTTGCCCGCCCCTAGCCGAGCCCGATGATCGTCGATGTCGTACTAACCGCGAGACTCGCGGGGATCCCGAAGTACGAGAGGATCGTGATGACCGTGCCCCCGACGATGGAGACGATCAGTGACGCGAGAATCGGGAGCTCCGTGATATCGTCCCCGACCGTCTCCAGCGTGCGCCGGGCGATGGTGAAACTCCCCAAGCCGAACGCTCCCACTGCGAGTAGGACACCCTGATTGACGGTGAGTGACCCTCCTTCGCCGACGAGAGGGGCCACAGCGTTCGCCGCGTTCGACGCACCCGCCGAGAACGCCATGTAGCAGGCGATGGTGACCACCGAGAGTGACCCGACGATATCCTGCGGTGACGCGTTCGGATTTATATACGGGCGAGGGATCGTCCCCGAGCGGTCGAGTTGGATGAAGTGGACATTGAACGTCGTGAACGCGACGTAGCGGTCGAGATACGGATAGATGTAGCGCCCGACGACGAGCCCAATGGTGAAACTCACCAGCGGCGCGACGATCCACGCCGAAACGATCACGAACATCAGCGCCCGGTTGAGTGTATCCGACGCGAGCCCCAACCCGACGATAGCGCCGACGGCCGTCATCGATGTCGAGGCTGGAACGCCGTAGAGATTCGAGATCAACAGCGACACGCCTGTGAAAAACAGGACCGCAACGCTTGCGATGGGCGTAAACTGGGTCGCCGGCACAATACTGCTGCTCATCGTCGCGATAACGTTCCGACCGACGGTCCACGCGCCGAGAAAGCCGAAGCCGACGAACAGCGTCGCCGCGGTTGTCTTCCGAACGAGACGTGAGCCGACCGCCGGACCGAACGCCACGCCCGTCGATGAGCCCCCGATGTTGAACCCGACGAACACGGCGACAACGACACCGGCGACGGGTAGCAGTGATACCATCGTGTCGTATCTGTGCCACCGTTATTTGGCCTCCACATATAATCCTCCGGAGTCCGCTTGGGGTTGTTGCTGCCTTGAGCGTACTGCCGACACGGAGAACCACGGTAATACCACTTCGACCAGTTCCGAACCGCAGTACGCCTTGAGTCGAATAGACTCACACCTGTGCTCGGGTCATCAGTCCTATCAATACTTGGATTGATATCTGGTCCACAAGCGAACTGGGACACACGCTGTAGTGGTGTTACGGACGACCCGCCCCACTTGCCGTTGGCACCTTCCGGTAGGCAGAGTTCACCGGCGTCCCGCTTACTTCGTTCGCGGGACCTCCGTGTCGCTCGTGACTGTCCATTCCGGACGTGCGACGCTCCTCGCACTACCCGATAGGATGCTCACGATGGTGCGAGCACGAGCAGGGAGAGAGTGCTGTTATACCCCCGACTTGTACTATCTGTCGCACAAAGAATAAGACTGATACCACCGCTATCGAAACGGTGAACAAATGCCCTCCATGAAACGCCGTGCGGCCCTCAGCGCAGTCACTGGCTTCGTTGGCAGCGTCGCGGGTTGCGCTGGTCTCCTCGATGGAGACTCGTTCCCCATCCAACGGTCGTGGCAGACGGGTTTCCGTGATCCGTCGTCCGTCGCCGTGACCGCAGCCGGACAGCTCTTGGCTGGCTCGCACAGCCCATTCCGCGATCGGCCGATCGTCGCCGGCCTAGACCCCCAGACCGGTGAGACCACGTGGACCGTGACGGTTGCCAAGGGCGAGAAGTCGCCTCTCGGCGTCGGTGATGGGCGAGCCTACGCTATCTCGAAGGCCGAAACGATGGTCGCCGTCGACGCAGCCACGGGCGAGTCCGTCTGGCAGCGCCGGCTCGCACCGATCGACGCGGCCGACCCTGGGGTCGTCGAGTTCGCCCCCATCCCGCTCGGTGATCGCATCGTGGTCCCAATCTCAGGCACCGAAGATGACGTACCCGACCGACTGGTCGGTGTCGCCCGGGCGGACGGTGAGACGCTGTTCACCCATACCCTGTCCGCATCGCTGTCAGGCGCTCCTGGCGCGACATCCGATGGTGTGGTTGCGCCCCTGGTCGACGGTCGTGTGCTTTTCCTCGACCGGACCGGCGCAGTCGGCTGGACGCGGGATATTGGCGCTCCGCTGTCGGCCGTTGGGGCTACTGACGGGACCGCATACCTCGGCGCCGCCACCGAGGAGCTGCTGGCGCTGGAGACCGCGACCGGCACAGTCGACTGGCGCGGCTCGCTGGCCAACACCGTATTCACACGGCCGTTAGTGACCGACGATCGGGTGTACGTCGGCGGCGCGGACTACACCCTCCGGGCGT from Natrinema versiforme harbors:
- a CDS encoding PQQ-binding-like beta-propeller repeat protein; the encoded protein is MPSMKRRAALSAVTGFVGSVAGCAGLLDGDSFPIQRSWQTGFRDPSSVAVTAAGQLLAGSHSPFRDRPIVAGLDPQTGETTWTVTVAKGEKSPLGVGDGRAYAISKAETMVAVDAATGESVWQRRLAPIDAADPGVVEFAPIPLGDRIVVPISGTEDDVPDRLVGVARADGETLFTHTLSASLSGAPGATSDGVVAPLVDGRVLFLDRTGAVGWTRDIGAPLSAVGATDGTAYLGAATEELLALETATGTVDWRGSLANTVFTRPLVTDDRVYVGGADYTLRAFDPASSQQLWSDDLGNAVTHGPMQVGDRLVTLVGGTHRIRGSSGTIPFNPTVLYVHERDGTRIREVRFDDTSLEGGSIEWVQAAGETVYLGQTFGLARVAPEAITDA